In a genomic window of Myotis daubentonii chromosome X, mMyoDau2.1, whole genome shotgun sequence:
- the LOC132223313 gene encoding cytochrome c oxidase subunit 7C, mitochondrial, which translates to MLGQSIRRFTTSVVRRSHYEEGPGKNLPFSVENKWRLLVMMTLYFGSGFAAPFFIVRHQLLKK; encoded by the coding sequence ATGTTGGGCCAAAGTATTCGGAGGTTCACAACCTCTGTGGTCCGTAGGAGCCACTATGAGGAGGGCCCAGGGAAGAATTTGCCATTTTCAGTGGAAAACAAGTGGCGGTTACTAGTCATGATGACTTTATACTTTGGATCAGGATTTGCTGCACCTTTTTTTATAGTAAGACACCAACTGCTTAAAAAATAA